The DNA sequence GCACCATCACCAGCACGCGCCGGATGCTCGGGAAGGCCTCGAGCAGGGTCAGGATCACCGGCACCGACACGTTGTACGGCAGGTTGGCCACGAGCGCGGTCGGCGGGTCGCCGGGCAGCGCCCGCACGGTCAGCGCGTCCGCGTGCACCACGGCCAGGCGGTCGGCGAGGTCGGGGCGCCGCTCGGCGACGGTCTCCGGCAGGGCCTGCGCGAGGACGTCGTCGACCTCCACGGCCACCACGCGGCGCACCTCCGGCAGCAGCGCCAGGGTCAGCGACCCGAGGCCCGGCCCCACCTCCACCACGACGTCGTCCTCGCGCAGCTCGGCCGCCCGCACGATGCGCCGCACGGTGTTGCCGTCGATCACGAAGTTCTGGCCGCGCTGCTTGGTGGGGCGCACGCCCAGCCGGTCGGCGAGCTCGCGCACCTCGGCCGCGCCAAGGAGCCCGTCGGCGCTCACGGCGCGCACCCGGCGGCGGGCGGGGTCCGAGGCGGCATGGGCACACTCTCGCGCATCGCCGGCCGGGCCGGAGACCCGCTGTGCCACGATCGGCGCGTGCTGGACCGCGACGCGTACCTGACCTCGCTCGAACGCGACTCGGCGGCCTTCGCGGACCTGCTCGCCGAGGCCGACCTCGCCGCACCCGTGCCGCACTGCCCCGGGTGGACGGTGACCGACCTGGCGCTGCACCTGAGCGGGGTGCACCGCTGGGCGCGCACCGCGGTCGTGACCGCTGCCCCGGGCGAGGAGCCGGTCGGCCCCTCGGACCGAGACGGGCTGGTGGCGTGGTGCCGCGCCGGATCGGCCGAGCTGCTCGAGACGCTGCGCACCACGGATCC is a window from the Frankiales bacterium genome containing:
- the rsmA gene encoding 16S rRNA (adenine(1518)-N(6)/adenine(1519)-N(6))-dimethyltransferase RsmA, which translates into the protein MRAVSADGLLGAAEVRELADRLGVRPTKQRGQNFVIDGNTVRRIVRAAELREDDVVVEVGPGLGSLTLALLPEVRRVVAVEVDDVLAQALPETVAERRPDLADRLAVVHADALTVRALPGDPPTALVANLPYNVSVPVILTLLEAFPSIRRVLVMVQLEVADRLAAAPGSKVYGVPSVKARWYGEVARVGVVGRTVFWPAPNVDSSLVSLTRTAPPATTATREEVFAVVDAAFAQRRKTLRAALASWAGSPVRAEQVLVRAGVDPTARGEQLTVAEFARIAAARDVEPV